A genomic stretch from Candidatus Cloacimonas sp. includes:
- the rho gene encoding transcription termination factor Rho: MLFEEDLFSLNQLQLSRLAKKIGLPGYTQYKGNELIFKMLEFQAAQEGLAFVSGCLEIMDDGFGFLRFPQNNYTAGRDDVYVSLTQIRRFGLKTGNMVSGPVRSPKEGEKYYALLRVEAVNNLAPDCMLNLRPFDELTPYYPVERLNLEFNKDNYSTRLINLFTPIGKGQRGLIVAAPRTGKTTLLQDTANAILSNHPEVYLIVLLVDERPEEVTEMKKILKPGNREVISSTFDESPKNHSAVSEMVLEKAKRMVELNQDVVIVLDSITRLARAYNNITPSSGKVLSGGIDANGLIKPKKFFGSARNTEEAGSLTIIATALIDTGSKMDQVIFEEFKGTGNMELVLDRSISDMRLYPAIDLIKSGTRREELLLSQNELNRMYVLRKYLKTISPIQGIETLRKKMQVTQTNEELLTSMSN, translated from the coding sequence ATGCTGTTTGAAGAAGATCTGTTCAGCTTGAATCAACTTCAACTATCCCGCTTGGCAAAAAAAATCGGTTTGCCTGGCTATACTCAATATAAAGGAAACGAACTAATTTTTAAAATGCTGGAATTTCAAGCGGCTCAGGAAGGGCTTGCTTTCGTATCCGGCTGTTTGGAAATTATGGACGATGGATTCGGTTTCCTGCGCTTTCCCCAAAATAACTATACTGCAGGACGCGATGATGTTTATGTTTCGTTAACGCAGATCCGGCGTTTTGGTCTTAAAACGGGAAATATGGTTAGCGGACCTGTTCGCAGCCCTAAAGAAGGAGAAAAATATTATGCTCTGCTCAGAGTGGAAGCGGTGAATAATTTGGCTCCCGATTGTATGTTGAATTTGCGTCCTTTTGATGAATTAACTCCTTATTATCCAGTGGAACGCTTAAACCTGGAATTTAATAAGGATAACTACAGCACCCGGCTTATTAACCTTTTCACACCCATCGGCAAAGGTCAGCGCGGTTTGATTGTAGCAGCCCCCAGAACAGGAAAAACAACATTGCTGCAGGATACAGCCAATGCCATTCTAAGCAATCATCCTGAAGTTTATTTAATCGTTTTGCTGGTTGATGAACGCCCCGAAGAAGTTACCGAAATGAAAAAAATCCTTAAACCCGGTAACAGAGAAGTAATCAGTTCCACCTTTGATGAATCCCCCAAAAATCATTCAGCAGTTAGTGAAATGGTGTTAGAAAAAGCCAAGCGAATGGTGGAATTAAATCAGGATGTTGTAATTGTTTTAGATAGCATCACCCGGCTCGCAAGAGCTTATAATAACATAACCCCTTCCAGCGGAAAGGTCTTAAGCGGTGGAATTGATGCCAACGGACTAATCAAACCCAAAAAGTTCTTTGGTTCAGCTCGTAATACTGAAGAAGCAGGTAGCTTAACTATTATCGCTACCGCTTTAATTGATACCGGCAGTAAAATGGATCAGGTTATCTTTGAAGAATTCAAAGGCACAGGTAATATGGAATTGGTTTTAGACCGCTCCATCAGCGATATGAGATTATATCCTGCCATAGATTTAATCAAGAGCGGAACGCGGCGGGAAGAATTACTCCTTTCGCAAAATGAACTGAACCGGATGTATGTGCTGCGTAAATATTTAAAGACCATTTCCCCTATTCAGGGAATAGAAACCCTGCGTAAAAAAATGCAGGTAACCCAGACCAACGAAGAATTGCTTACTTCAATGAGTAATTGA
- the tadA gene encoding tRNA adenosine(34) deaminase TadA: MICLSSQNHYLFMQEAISEAQKAFAEDEIPVGAVLVKNNRIILREHNRSRQLANPLAHCEKIIIDKILMSEVGFLYDYTLYVTLEPCLMCAGMIILSKIGTVVYGAKDPKTGVVGSIYNVLNDKSFNHHPVVIGGVLENECSCLLEEFFRRKRKS, encoded by the coding sequence ATGATTTGCCTTTCTTCCCAAAATCATTATCTTTTTATGCAGGAAGCAATATCTGAAGCCCAAAAAGCTTTTGCCGAAGATGAAATTCCCGTGGGTGCAGTGCTTGTAAAAAATAACCGGATAATACTAAGGGAACATAATCGTAGTCGGCAATTAGCCAATCCCTTAGCCCATTGTGAAAAAATCATTATTGACAAAATTCTGATGTCTGAAGTGGGGTTTTTATATGATTATACGCTGTATGTAACCTTAGAGCCCTGTTTGATGTGTGCGGGAATGATTATTTTAAGTAAAATTGGAACAGTTGTTTATGGAGCCAAAGATCCCAAAACCGGAGTTGTTGGCTCTATCTATAATGTGCTGAATGATAAAAGCTTCAATCATCATCCTGTAGTTATCGGCGGAGTTCTGGAAAATGAATGTTCCTGCTTGCTGGAGGAATTTTTTCGCCGTAAAAGAAAATCATAA
- a CDS encoding ECF transporter S component, whose product MKWYLIVGLTVMVMIATVLVRIPVPGGGYFNLGDVVIIFSGLFGGWKAGLIAGGFGSFFADLIGFPVFAPVTLLVKGLEGLVAGLAKPDVKWQTYFFPAIAVIIMVAGYFFGCWVFPNLGFAVAVADLPVNIVQAAAGYFGGIALHLAYTKISRT is encoded by the coding sequence ATGAAATGGTATCTTATAGTTGGACTTACCGTTATGGTTATGATCGCTACCGTTCTGGTAAGAATTCCGGTTCCAGGAGGCGGCTATTTCAATTTAGGAGATGTAGTTATTATCTTTAGTGGACTTTTTGGTGGCTGGAAAGCAGGTTTGATAGCAGGAGGATTTGGTTCTTTTTTTGCTGATTTAATCGGTTTCCCTGTCTTTGCTCCTGTAACGCTTCTCGTTAAAGGGCTGGAAGGATTGGTTGCCGGATTGGCAAAACCCGATGTGAAATGGCAAACATATTTTTTCCCGGCAATAGCAGTCATCATTATGGTTGCCGGTTATTTTTTCGGTTGCTGGGTTTTTCCAAATCTGGGATTTGCAGTGGCTGTAGCTGACTTGCCGGTTAATATTGTTCAGGCAGCTGCAGGTTATTTTGGAGGTATTGCCTTACATCTTGCCTACACGAAAATTTCCCGCACTTAG
- a CDS encoding transposase, with translation MKPQYRLLLVSLALILFFVFFCFIYLENTPVQLVVLGVVLLLSAWTFKLKGLLKKLYHFLPFILLLFGVYVIFALFQIGHNKDYWIHYGITRTTLLISSLMFIQILITWLKIDTFLDFPLGIEKLKYIILGKMLYKIAFSSYSELCLFVDSIPAEQAGKITLKKKFRKRLIVLLALITYVINEATLKGEMIDERILHCHQVLK, from the coding sequence ATGAAACCTCAATATAGATTACTGCTTGTCTCTTTAGCTCTTATCTTGTTTTTTGTCTTCTTCTGCTTCATCTATCTGGAGAATACCCCTGTGCAGTTAGTTGTCTTGGGAGTTGTATTATTGCTTAGTGCTTGGACTTTTAAGCTTAAGGGACTTTTAAAGAAACTTTATCACTTCTTGCCTTTTATTTTACTGCTTTTCGGGGTTTATGTTATTTTTGCTCTTTTTCAAATAGGACACAATAAGGATTACTGGATTCATTACGGTATTACGCGAACTACATTACTTATAAGCAGTTTAATGTTTATCCAGATATTAATCACTTGGCTGAAGATAGATACCTTCTTAGATTTTCCTTTGGGAATAGAAAAATTGAAGTATATTATTTTAGGCAAAATGCTCTATAAAATTGCCTTTTCTTCCTATTCCGAGTTATGCCTTTTTGTAGATTCCATTCCTGCTGAGCAAGCGGGTAAAATTACTCTGAAAAAAAAGTTTCGTAAACGCCTGATTGTTCTTTTAGCACTTATTACTTATGTAATTAACGAAGCAACCCTGAAAGGGGAAATGATTGATGAACGCATCTTGCACTGCCACCAAGTTCTGAAGTAA
- a CDS encoding SPOR domain-containing protein: MLTALCGFALSSVRKEFQNLEELYNTGKIDELAESIGTLKPANDEERACIGFYNALLKTKTEEAIASHQLLIEKFPKSSYTQKSLLELGKIYCLERRIEEASLYLRRITSSELMERFYWLALCAWWQDDYATAINNCENYLRLEPRGEFAEKAYYLIADCYLAQKKAYSAVTTLNKLQNARLPEIDEQYFYYRLGYAYEQSDKQLDAISTYRKGYELDRYSQVADLIEDRLLEIKSRKPNVDISFLYPYPKLQIVIAQESAQDSLLQVQKIEPKSASPVSVSKIETKQDTPVKLKEKPKDGYWLQAGRFSLENNANRLVINIRLLNIPAAYYEEISGGKKSWVVVCGSFPDRTQAEEAKELLATNNINSFITAY, encoded by the coding sequence TTGTTAACAGCGCTTTGCGGTTTTGCCTTAAGTTCCGTGAGAAAAGAATTTCAGAATTTGGAAGAACTTTATAATACGGGAAAAATTGATGAACTGGCAGAAAGCATCGGCACTTTAAAACCCGCAAATGATGAAGAACGTGCCTGCATTGGATTTTATAATGCCTTGCTGAAAACAAAAACGGAAGAGGCAATTGCCTCCCACCAATTACTGATAGAGAAATTCCCCAAAAGTAGCTATACCCAGAAGTCCTTATTGGAGCTTGGCAAAATATACTGCTTAGAACGCAGGATTGAAGAAGCATCCTTATATTTAAGACGGATAACTTCTTCCGAATTGATGGAACGCTTTTATTGGCTTGCTTTATGTGCCTGGTGGCAGGATGATTATGCAACCGCTATCAATAACTGTGAAAATTATCTGCGGTTAGAACCTCGGGGAGAATTTGCCGAGAAAGCATATTATCTGATTGCAGATTGTTACCTGGCACAAAAAAAAGCATATAGCGCTGTAACTACTTTAAATAAATTGCAAAATGCCCGGCTACCGGAAATAGATGAACAGTATTTTTATTACCGTCTCGGTTATGCTTATGAACAATCTGATAAACAGTTAGACGCAATTTCTACATATCGTAAAGGTTACGAACTGGATAGGTATTCTCAGGTTGCCGATCTGATTGAGGATCGTCTGTTAGAAATAAAAAGCCGTAAACCGAATGTAGATATCAGCTTCCTCTATCCCTATCCGAAATTGCAGATTGTTATAGCTCAAGAGAGTGCTCAGGATTCCTTACTCCAGGTTCAAAAAATTGAACCAAAGTCCGCTTCTCCTGTATCAGTAAGCAAAATTGAAACGAAACAAGATACTCCGGTAAAACTGAAAGAAAAACCGAAAGACGGTTACTGGTTACAGGCAGGAAGGTTCTCTTTGGAAAACAATGCTAATCGTTTAGTAATCAACATTCGGCTGCTTAATATTCCGGCTGCCTACTATGAAGAAATAAGCGGAGGGAAAAAAAGCTGGGTTGTCGTTTGCGGTTCTTTTCCTGATAGAACCCAAGCGGAAGAAGCAAAAGAACTGCTGGCAACCAATAACATCAATTCTTTTATTACGGCATATTAA
- a CDS encoding class I SAM-dependent methyltransferase, with the protein MNEIIKILAKVDGGNVLDAATGKGDFITTLKQHLKSYTQIIGVDASQRCVDYAQKIFPENNIEIFRMNLEDLQFEDNYFDTVCISDALHHIQNREKVLGEMVRVLKPDGLMLITEMYCDGEQSPAQETHILMHHWVASVDRLFGAYHQKTFTRKELQEIVKKLPLKKVQITDFYVPVDDPGKNRSALLQNCQDIIKRLQTLENTEVLIKEGLELIERIKNIGYASACRLAVTGYKKVQKNTLTNN; encoded by the coding sequence ATGAATGAAATCATCAAAATTCTTGCCAAAGTAGATGGCGGTAATGTATTGGATGCAGCTACCGGAAAAGGTGACTTTATTACAACTCTCAAACAACATTTAAAATCCTACACCCAAATTATTGGAGTTGATGCCTCGCAACGCTGTGTGGATTATGCCCAGAAGATTTTTCCGGAAAATAATATAGAGATTTTCCGGATGAATTTGGAAGATTTGCAGTTTGAGGATAACTATTTTGATACGGTGTGTATCTCAGATGCCTTACACCATATTCAAAATCGGGAAAAAGTGCTCGGAGAAATGGTAAGAGTGCTAAAACCTGATGGCTTAATGCTGATAACGGAAATGTATTGCGATGGAGAACAATCCCCTGCTCAGGAAACCCATATTTTAATGCACCATTGGGTTGCCTCTGTAGATCGGCTGTTCGGTGCTTACCATCAAAAAACATTTACCCGTAAGGAATTACAGGAAATAGTGAAAAAGCTTCCCTTAAAAAAAGTGCAGATTACGGATTTCTATGTTCCGGTAGATGACCCCGGAAAAAATCGTTCTGCTTTGCTCCAAAACTGTCAGGATATCATAAAACGCCTGCAGACATTGGAGAATACGGAAGTATTAATTAAAGAAGGTCTGGAATTGATTGAACGCATTAAAAACATTGGTTATGCCAGCGCTTGCCGTTTGGCTGTAACCGGTTATAAAAAAGTGCAAAAGAATACTCTAACTAATAACTGA
- a CDS encoding patatin-like phospholipase family protein: MKEKATLILGGGSALGLAHIGVLSVIEENFEITGIIGSSMGSIIGGLYSFGFSSAQIYEIATKIKYTKAFSPLSLDRTISGIFDGRLLRNFFLNLTEGKTIEESRIPFIACAYDLISKSTILINKGLYADALRASTSLPVLFAPYKFKQYLFIDGGVEHPLPLAFSSVLSEDKVIAVNVLPEASKNASFINLERTDPGKRKHLGRTEIIFNAVLQNQAYLAIRDIATFSPDIVIEAGMPAGKPFAFHKAAEFYKYGRKQALETLANYNEPRFMATIRKHYRNLIRHFPNLNIPVKDNT, encoded by the coding sequence ATGAAAGAAAAAGCAACTCTTATTTTAGGTGGTGGTTCTGCCTTAGGATTAGCCCATATCGGAGTTTTAAGTGTGATAGAAGAGAACTTTGAAATTACCGGTATAATTGGAAGCAGTATGGGCAGTATTATTGGTGGATTATATTCTTTTGGATTCAGTTCTGCTCAGATCTATGAAATAGCAACCAAGATAAAATATACTAAGGCATTTTCTCCTCTCAGTTTAGATAGAACTATCAGTGGCATTTTTGATGGGCGTTTATTGCGGAATTTCTTTCTAAATTTGACCGAAGGCAAAACAATTGAAGAAAGCAGAATTCCTTTTATTGCCTGTGCTTATGATTTAATAAGTAAGAGCACGATTCTTATTAACAAAGGACTGTATGCTGATGCGTTGAGAGCTTCAACTTCGTTGCCGGTTCTTTTTGCTCCCTATAAATTTAAACAATATCTATTTATTGATGGAGGTGTGGAGCATCCTTTGCCTTTGGCTTTTTCCTCTGTGCTTTCGGAAGATAAAGTAATTGCCGTTAATGTTTTGCCGGAAGCATCAAAAAATGCAAGTTTTATTAATTTGGAGAGAACAGACCCGGGCAAAAGAAAGCATTTGGGCAGAACCGAAATAATTTTTAATGCGGTTTTGCAAAATCAGGCATATCTGGCAATCAGGGATATTGCTACATTCAGTCCTGATATTGTAATTGAGGCAGGAATGCCTGCTGGAAAGCCCTTTGCTTTTCACAAGGCAGCCGAATTTTATAAATACGGTCGTAAACAGGCATTGGAAACCCTTGCTAACTACAACGAGCCAAGATTTATGGCTACCATCCGAAAACACTATCGTAATTTAATTCGTCATTTTCCGAATTTAAACATCCCCGTGAAAGATAATACTTGA
- the mutS gene encoding DNA mismatch repair protein MutS: MLKQYFAVKEKHPDKLILFRMGDFYETFFEDAHTAAKILNITLTTRNKNDENPVPLAGFPYHSLTTYLDKLIKAGLKVAICEQTEDPKKATGLVKREVTEIITPGAVLDQSFLESSNNVFLASIYYTDPQRKIGLAFLDISTGDFFFTELDKEELVNELQRFHSPELIVDSAATEEFVKSLPIETLPTISVFDSWQFQPQEAIATLKKHFGVTTLEPYGAHNRTLGATAAGAALAYVQGLYTSPLNHISSLRYYSLSQYMQLDEISRRNLELVRSLRYGTKYGSLLSVIDQTITPMGSRLLQQWLLHPLLDIKDITFRQDIIQSCIDKSSHLKELRLILKEIGDITRLVSRLGSLRINPRELIALKSYLYSARNLQNKLNTFEHPQFAVWNQNMGSFSDIIELIEKAINDNPPINITEGGIFAKNYNAELDELLELIHDGKSWIARLEDDERRKTGISNLKVGYNRVFGYYIEVSSANKNKVPDYYIAKQTLTNSERYISPRLKEFEAKVLSSEEKIKNLEYELFKDLRQQLAESLPRFQQLSEVIAELDVLSSLAFLAWQNQYSRPVFTENRNLHITDGRHPVIEKLIESDKFIPNDTYLDYPETSIAIITGPNMAGKSTYLRQVGLLVILAQMGSFVPAAQMTLPIFDRVFTRVGASDNLAQGQSTFLVEMIETANILHSATANSLILLDEIGRGTSTFDGLSLAWAIIEFIQRYKHSLTLFATHYHELTELENLYPDIKNYNVAVKQWNEEMIFIRKIERGGSDQSYGIQVARLAGIPEKVIRRAKEILRNLEEHEISPQGLSATIRKKLVRDVPQIDIFEILADKASENDPVLKEIKDIELDKLSPIEAWQFLQQIQNKLLGEK; this comes from the coding sequence ATGCTGAAACAGTATTTTGCGGTGAAAGAAAAGCATCCTGACAAGCTTATTCTTTTTCGGATGGGCGATTTTTACGAAACCTTTTTTGAAGATGCCCACACCGCTGCTAAAATTCTGAATATTACTTTAACCACAAGAAATAAGAACGACGAAAATCCTGTTCCCCTTGCCGGTTTTCCCTATCATTCATTAACCACTTATTTGGATAAACTGATTAAAGCCGGGCTGAAAGTTGCAATTTGTGAACAAACAGAAGACCCTAAAAAGGCAACCGGTTTAGTAAAACGGGAAGTAACCGAAATCATTACCCCCGGAGCTGTTTTGGATCAATCCTTTCTGGAAAGTAGTAACAATGTTTTTTTAGCTTCCATTTACTATACCGATCCTCAGCGTAAGATAGGGTTGGCATTTTTGGATATTTCCACGGGGGATTTCTTTTTCACGGAATTGGATAAAGAAGAATTAGTAAACGAACTGCAAAGATTTCATAGTCCGGAACTGATTGTAGATAGTGCAGCTACCGAAGAATTCGTGAAAAGCTTACCTATTGAGACCCTGCCTACGATATCTGTTTTTGACAGCTGGCAGTTTCAACCCCAAGAGGCAATTGCCACCCTTAAAAAACACTTCGGGGTAACTACTTTGGAACCTTACGGAGCGCATAATAGAACCTTGGGGGCTACGGCTGCAGGAGCTGCTTTGGCTTATGTGCAAGGGCTATACACTTCTCCCCTGAATCATATTTCTTCGCTACGATATTATTCACTTTCCCAATATATGCAGTTGGATGAAATCAGCAGAAGAAATCTGGAACTGGTTCGTTCTCTACGCTACGGCACAAAATACGGCAGTTTGCTTTCTGTTATAGACCAAACAATAACTCCCATGGGTTCGCGGCTGTTACAGCAATGGCTGTTGCATCCTCTTTTGGACATTAAGGATATTACTTTTCGGCAGGACATCATCCAATCCTGCATAGATAAAAGCAGCCATTTAAAAGAACTGCGACTTATCCTAAAAGAAATTGGCGATATCACCCGTTTAGTAAGCCGTCTGGGCTCTTTAAGAATAAACCCGAGAGAACTGATTGCCCTGAAATCATATCTTTATTCTGCCCGCAATTTACAAAACAAGTTAAACACTTTTGAACATCCCCAATTTGCTGTCTGGAACCAGAATATGGGCAGTTTTTCTGATATCATTGAGCTCATTGAAAAGGCAATTAACGATAATCCACCAATTAACATCACTGAGGGCGGAATTTTTGCCAAGAACTATAATGCCGAATTGGATGAACTGCTGGAACTAATCCACGACGGCAAAAGCTGGATTGCGCGTTTGGAAGATGACGAACGACGGAAAACCGGTATCAGTAATTTGAAAGTTGGCTATAATCGCGTTTTTGGTTATTATATAGAAGTGAGCTCTGCCAATAAAAACAAAGTGCCCGATTATTATATAGCCAAACAAACGCTCACCAATAGCGAACGCTATATTTCACCCCGATTGAAGGAATTTGAGGCAAAAGTTCTTTCTTCGGAAGAGAAGATTAAGAACCTGGAATATGAGCTCTTTAAAGACCTGCGTCAGCAATTGGCGGAGTCCTTACCCCGCTTTCAACAATTGAGCGAGGTTATTGCCGAACTGGATGTGCTCTCTTCTTTGGCATTTCTTGCCTGGCAAAATCAATATTCCCGTCCTGTCTTTACAGAAAATAGAAACCTGCATATTACGGACGGTAGGCATCCCGTTATTGAAAAACTGATAGAGAGCGATAAATTCATTCCGAACGATACTTATCTGGATTACCCGGAAACCAGCATTGCTATTATTACAGGACCCAATATGGCAGGTAAATCAACCTATTTAAGGCAGGTGGGCTTACTGGTTATCTTAGCTCAGATGGGCAGTTTTGTTCCCGCAGCGCAAATGACCCTGCCTATTTTTGACCGTGTTTTTACCAGGGTTGGCGCTTCTGATAACTTAGCTCAGGGGCAAAGCACTTTTTTAGTGGAGATGATTGAAACAGCCAATATCTTGCACTCTGCCACAGCAAATTCTCTAATTTTGCTGGATGAAATAGGCAGGGGAACATCCACTTTTGATGGCTTATCTTTAGCATGGGCTATTATAGAATTTATTCAGAGGTATAAGCATTCGTTAACCCTTTTTGCCACCCATTATCATGAACTTACGGAGCTGGAAAATCTCTATCCCGATATTAAGAACTACAATGTAGCCGTAAAGCAATGGAACGAGGAAATGATTTTTATCCGTAAAATTGAGCGAGGTGGCTCTGATCAAAGCTATGGAATCCAGGTTGCCCGTTTGGCAGGAATTCCGGAAAAGGTTATCCGCCGAGCCAAAGAAATCTTAAGAAACCTGGAAGAGCATGAAATAAGCCCTCAGGGGCTTTCTGCAACCATCCGTAAGAAATTAGTGCGGGATGTGCCCCAAATTGATATTTTTGAGATTTTAGCCGATAAAGCCAGTGAAAACGACCCCGTGCTGAAGGAAATTAAAGATATTGAGCTGGATAAACTCTCCCCCATAGAGGCATGGCAATTTCTGCAACAAATTCAGAATAAACTTTTAGGAGAAAAATGA
- a CDS encoding peptidylprolyl isomerase: MNKFSLLILITLAATLFLASCANNIPSVAGTVNGTDITFAEFYDAYRGHYTFFGYQTGRAPSKEEKQKIHNDTWKDITKAIILKDYYQKYNISASATEVLDTLTNSIPEHIIKSPLFQTDGKFNKNLYLQALMTDQPENLAPLRKHYQENVIPILKLQKVLIEEELLTAKIRKQAEQIIASNADLELYIFDSSRIDIALSDAEINAWYQANLDQYRLKQFYRLGYCSVPIIPDSLELAEAKIAAETVQNKLNDGFPIKEIIADLKNTNVIVSYVDNGYQKTDELPAEIKDAISGLENGKCSEPLPYTKGYIIYQKMQATKTLTLYNTIFVQALPKTATLTAPETLARQIMKLALNIGLQQAAKEFDLPYILTNAMSPDSLIVPANDLKGKLFKYLDSASSGDIMEPIYSAELSAWLIFEVVEKQDKNYLPLEEVKPQIGQRLSNERRKDQNQQLVQHWLANPEILAKYQFVKLEKVTIDSLWEGKPLTNIYYQAVKAHQEKTEPPQIKEGELIIVPKVTAFRPVKSKISPERIKAIYAQTLPENWFDAWMEKQVKKAKVVINTKP; the protein is encoded by the coding sequence ATGAACAAGTTCTCTCTTTTAATACTAATTACCCTGGCAGCTACCCTTTTTCTTGCTTCCTGCGCCAATAATATTCCTTCCGTAGCAGGAACCGTGAATGGAACGGATATTACTTTTGCGGAATTTTATGATGCCTACCGAGGTCATTATACTTTTTTTGGCTATCAGACGGGACGCGCTCCTTCCAAAGAAGAAAAACAAAAAATCCATAATGATACCTGGAAGGATATTACCAAAGCCATAATTTTGAAGGACTATTATCAAAAGTATAATATCTCTGCCAGCGCTACAGAAGTTTTGGATACCCTCACCAATTCCATTCCCGAGCATATTATCAAGTCACCGCTTTTTCAAACTGACGGCAAGTTTAACAAGAACCTTTATTTACAGGCATTGATGACCGACCAACCGGAAAATTTGGCTCCCTTAAGAAAGCACTATCAGGAAAATGTTATTCCCATTCTGAAATTGCAAAAGGTGCTGATTGAAGAAGAATTGCTCACTGCTAAAATCCGTAAACAGGCAGAGCAAATTATTGCCAGTAATGCGGATTTGGAACTCTATATTTTTGATTCCTCCCGGATAGATATTGCCCTAAGTGATGCAGAAATAAATGCCTGGTATCAGGCAAATTTGGATCAATACCGTTTAAAGCAGTTTTATCGTTTGGGCTATTGTTCTGTTCCTATTATACCTGATAGTTTGGAACTTGCGGAAGCCAAAATAGCTGCTGAGACAGTTCAGAATAAGCTTAACGATGGTTTTCCGATTAAGGAGATTATAGCAGACCTCAAGAATACAAATGTAATCGTCAGCTATGTTGATAACGGTTATCAAAAGACCGATGAACTGCCTGCGGAGATTAAAGATGCTATCTCAGGACTGGAAAATGGAAAATGCAGTGAACCCCTACCTTATACCAAGGGCTATATTATCTATCAAAAAATGCAGGCAACAAAAACCCTAACTCTATATAACACTATCTTTGTGCAGGCATTACCTAAAACTGCTACTTTAACTGCTCCCGAAACCTTAGCCCGCCAAATTATGAAACTGGCTTTAAATATCGGGCTGCAGCAGGCAGCTAAAGAATTTGACCTTCCATACATCCTGACCAATGCTATGAGCCCGGATTCTTTAATTGTTCCTGCCAATGATCTTAAGGGTAAACTATTCAAATATCTGGATAGTGCAAGTAGCGGAGATATTATGGAGCCAATATATTCAGCAGAGCTTTCTGCATGGCTAATTTTTGAAGTAGTGGAAAAACAAGATAAGAATTATCTTCCCTTAGAAGAAGTAAAACCGCAAATTGGGCAAAGATTAAGTAACGAACGCCGAAAAGACCAAAATCAACAGCTCGTCCAGCACTGGCTTGCCAATCCTGAAATTCTGGCAAAATACCAATTTGTAAAGCTGGAAAAAGTTACCATAGATTCCCTGTGGGAAGGTAAGCCCCTCACCAATATTTACTATCAGGCAGTAAAGGCACATCAGGAAAAAACCGAGCCCCCGCAAATAAAAGAAGGAGAGCTTATAATCGTTCCCAAAGTAACTGCTTTTCGTCCAGTAAAATCTAAAATCAGCCCGGAACGGATTAAAGCCATTTACGCTCAAACTTTGCCCGAGAACTGGTTTGATGCCTGGATGGAAAAACAGGTGAAAAAAGCAAAGGTTGTAATCAATACTAAACCATGA